From Ostreibacterium oceani, one genomic window encodes:
- a CDS encoding substrate-binding domain-containing protein, with protein MPIKLMPIKPFLTICFLLFLSHAKADVTIASTTSTQNSGLYDYLIPILEKEIGESIKVVAVGTGQALKLGENGDADLLIVHAPKKEIEFVSAGHGVDRRPFMYNEFFIVGPSENPAGLAVGQDVKTAFAAIEAAGQAGELTFASRGDDSGTHFREMMIWDAAAIAPQGDWYLQTGSGMGATLNIAAGKNAHTLTDSSTWLNFANKQNLVKLFAGNPILFNQYSVIRIPKEKYPHVNDDKAKQIADWLVSETGQSAINAYHIKGEQAFTANASDAAAAEAAEEAANASEASN; from the coding sequence ATGCCAATCAAACTTATGCCAATCAAGCCCTTTTTAACCATTTGTTTTTTATTATTTTTGTCCCACGCCAAAGCTGATGTCACGATTGCCTCAACCACCTCAACACAAAACTCAGGATTATACGACTATTTAATCCCGATACTCGAAAAAGAAATCGGCGAATCCATCAAAGTCGTCGCGGTTGGTACAGGGCAAGCATTAAAGCTCGGTGAGAATGGCGATGCCGACTTGCTGATTGTACACGCGCCTAAAAAAGAAATTGAATTTGTCAGCGCAGGGCATGGTGTGGATAGACGCCCCTTTATGTACAATGAATTTTTTATCGTCGGCCCGAGTGAAAACCCAGCGGGGTTAGCGGTCGGTCAGGATGTAAAAACCGCGTTTGCGGCGATTGAGGCAGCAGGCCAAGCGGGTGAATTAACCTTTGCTTCGCGTGGCGATGACAGCGGCACACACTTTAGAGAGATGATGATTTGGGATGCCGCTGCAATTGCCCCTCAAGGTGATTGGTACTTGCAGACAGGCTCTGGCATGGGCGCGACGTTAAATATTGCGGCAGGGAAAAATGCGCATACCTTGACTGATAGCTCAACGTGGTTAAACTTTGCTAACAAGCAAAACCTAGTTAAGTTGTTTGCTGGGAACCCCATTTTATTTAATCAATATAGCGTGATACGCATTCCAAAAGAAAAATATCCGCATGTTAATGACGATAAAGCAAAACAAATCGCTGATTGGCTGGTCTCTGAGACGGGGCAAAGTGCTATCAATGCTTATCACATCAAAGGCGAACAAGCGTTTACCGCTAATGCTTCAGATGCTGCCGCCGCTGAAGCCGCTGAAGAAGCCGCCAACGCTAGCGAAGCGAGTAATTAA
- a CDS encoding autotransporter outer membrane beta-barrel domain-containing protein: MTVLAGSVINDLLDGGDDVGSADGMVDTLNFDGLTITAPDMMNWELTNVINGANVTFADDFTTETLTTDSASTAVLADALTITGDVLNDGTINMQSGTATGTATIDGNLTGSGTLAISIDVGADIADVLTVTGDSTGASVAITPNPISAVPATGNDVLVATVNGTPAAGDFTLPNGTTMQTINGVTYELVLVGDNWFLRANGTPMIAKIPSVSVLGLLLLMFFISRAGLLATRQERKR, translated from the coding sequence ATGACCGTGTTGGCGGGTTCGGTGATTAATGATTTACTTGACGGTGGCGATGATGTGGGCTCAGCCGACGGCATGGTGGATACGCTTAATTTTGATGGATTAACGATTACTGCCCCTGATATGATGAATTGGGAATTAACCAATGTCATTAATGGTGCTAACGTGACTTTTGCCGATGATTTCACTACGGAGACACTCACCACGGATAGCGCGAGTACGGCAGTGCTCGCCGATGCCTTAACCATCACGGGTGATGTGCTCAATGACGGGACAATAAATATGCAAAGCGGTACGGCAACCGGCACAGCAACCATTGACGGTAACTTGACGGGCAGTGGCACACTGGCAATCAGCATTGATGTAGGCGCAGACATCGCCGATGTATTGACCGTGACAGGTGACAGCACAGGCGCTAGCGTTGCGATTACCCCCAATCCCATTAGCGCCGTCCCTGCAACGGGTAATGATGTACTCGTTGCGACCGTCAACGGCACACCCGCCGCAGGCGATTTTACCCTGCCTAATGGCACTACCATGCAAACCATTAACGGCGTGACGTATGAATTAGTCTTGGTGGGCGACAACTGGTTTTTACGCGCCAACGGTACACCAATGATTGCTAAAATCCCGAGTGTTTCTGTGTTAGGGTTGTTATTGCTGATGTTTTTCATCTCTAGGGCAGGGCTTTTAGCCACAAGACAAGAACGAAAACGCTAA
- a CDS encoding HIRAN domain-containing protein: MMHWLRQWFKKNDKDSNWIADVSIAGLQHYRGNDLAELIKIGDELQLAQQPDNQHDAHAIVVLWHNNKIGYIPRALAKEINQQIESGVPIAAKIIDLNSVRFGRKWIKIRLSARA, from the coding sequence ATGATGCATTGGTTGCGACAATGGTTTAAAAAAAACGACAAAGACAGTAACTGGATTGCCGATGTTTCTATTGCAGGGTTGCAGCACTATCGCGGCAATGATTTGGCGGAGCTGATTAAAATCGGCGACGAGCTGCAATTAGCGCAGCAGCCAGACAATCAACACGATGCCCATGCGATTGTGGTGCTGTGGCACAACAATAAAATCGGCTATATCCCGCGCGCACTCGCCAAAGAAATCAACCAACAAATTGAATCGGGCGTTCCCATTGCGGCAAAAATTATTGATTTGAATTCGGTTAGGTTTGGTCGAAAGTGGATAAAAATTCGATTGTCCGCACGGGCATAA
- a CDS encoding autotransporter outer membrane beta-barrel domain-containing protein — protein sequence MNCDNSVYDFSSQITIASNTVNLIENGSVVTRTAGSGVGIRFDTRQNVVFTMTDAKYRYNAGTDDAINANDTRGTRFSMIRSELDVNVVRNGLELNNSNDAQIALENAIVNVIAGAGGGDALAFWAPLGSRGFQNFMTIDNGSDVVGNRFGALISIREGDVLVDGQSSVLGRSGGIVLNVAGVDKIDVLGKSTVSGVDTVGIGAVGVNQSARPLIINVNDSTIIGGNTSVFGIAGGSISLDGSISQNAQIAVSNGSLLDGRVTLTRNADSMSVENASVRGDINLGAGDDELTISVSEIVGDVFAGAGSDEVNVLAGADLTSVALLDGGDDVSSADGMIDTLNFDGLRITAPEMVNWELTNVINGANVTFAMDLTTETLTTDSTSTAVLADALTITGDVVNDGTINMQSGTATGTATIDGSLTGSGTLAISIDVGTDIADVLTVTGGSTGASIAIRPNPISAVPATGNDVLVATVNGTTAAGDFTLPNGTTMQTINGVTYELVLVGNNWFLRANGTPMIAKIPSTSVWGLLAVMLVMMFAAMATMVMATTTAAARRQARQCTRV from the coding sequence ATGAATTGCGATAACTCAGTGTATGACTTTAGCTCACAGATTACGATCGCAAGTAATACCGTCAACCTCATTGAAAATGGCAGTGTTGTTACTCGAACAGCAGGTAGTGGTGTTGGTATCCGATTTGATACGAGGCAAAACGTTGTGTTTACAATGACTGACGCCAAATATAGATACAACGCGGGTACTGATGATGCCATTAATGCGAACGATACCAGAGGGACTCGATTCTCAATGATACGAAGTGAGCTCGATGTGAACGTTGTTCGCAATGGCCTTGAGTTAAATAATAGTAATGACGCTCAAATCGCTCTCGAGAATGCCATTGTGAATGTGATTGCAGGGGCAGGTGGCGGTGATGCCTTGGCTTTTTGGGCACCGCTCGGCTCGCGTGGCTTTCAAAATTTTATGACAATCGACAACGGCAGTGATGTTGTTGGTAATCGATTTGGTGCCTTAATTTCAATCCGTGAAGGGGACGTGCTTGTCGATGGGCAAAGCTCCGTTTTGGGGCGTTCGGGGGGTATCGTACTGAACGTGGCAGGTGTAGATAAAATTGATGTGCTCGGCAAGTCCACGGTGTCAGGAGTAGATACGGTTGGAATTGGCGCGGTTGGTGTAAATCAATCGGCACGTCCACTGATAATCAACGTTAATGATTCAACTATTATTGGCGGAAATACCAGTGTATTTGGCATTGCGGGTGGCTCCATTTCACTGGATGGTTCTATATCGCAAAATGCGCAGATAGCTGTATCGAATGGCTCACTGCTAGATGGTAGGGTTACTTTAACTAGAAATGCAGATAGCATGTCAGTAGAGAATGCTAGTGTGCGCGGTGATATCAATCTCGGTGCAGGTGATGATGAATTAACTATATCGGTTTCAGAAATTGTTGGTGATGTGTTTGCTGGTGCAGGCTCGGATGAAGTCAACGTTTTAGCTGGCGCTGATTTGACTAGTGTTGCTTTACTGGATGGCGGTGATGATGTGAGCTCAGCCGACGGCATGATTGATACGCTTAATTTTGATGGATTAAGAATTACTGCCCCTGAAATGGTCAATTGGGAATTAACCAATGTCATTAATGGTGCTAATGTGACTTTTGCCATGGATCTTACTACGGAGACACTCACCACGGATAGCACGAGTACGGCGGTGTTAGCCGATGCCTTAACCATCACAGGTGATGTGGTCAATGACGGCACGATAAATATGCAAAGCGGTACGGCAACCGGCACGGCAACGATTGACGGTAGCTTAACAGGCAGTGGCACACTGGCAATCAGCATTGATGTAGGCACAGACATCGCCGATGTATTGACCGTGACAGGTGGCAGCACAGGCGCTAGCATTGCGATTCGCCCCAATCCCATCAGCGCCGTCCCTGCAACGGGGAATGATGTCCTCGTTGCGACCGTCAACGGCACAACCGCCGCAGGCGATTTTACCCTGCCTAATGGCACCACCATGCAAACCATTAACGGCGTGACGTATGAATTAGTCTTGGTGGGCAACAACTGGTTTTTACGCGCCAATGGCACGCCAATGATTGCCAAAATCCCGAGTACGTCTGTTTGGGGGTTGTTAGCCGTTATGCTCGTGATGATGTTCGCGGCGATGGCAACAATGGTTATGGCAACAACGACTGCGGCTGCGCGAAGACAGGCTCGTCAATGCACTAGGGTTTAA
- a CDS encoding YcgN family cysteine cluster protein: protein MQQRSKTFWNTTPLNVLSEAEWEALCDGCGKCCLHKLEDEDDATVYYTDVACHLLDLQQCRCSDYANRHINVPDCIAFNYDDIPNMPWLPDTCAYRLRYYGEPLYDWHYLISGDRQTVHQANESIRDFAVLDSGQDLVEHVLHFKP, encoded by the coding sequence ATGCAACAACGGTCAAAAACATTTTGGAACACGACACCGCTTAACGTGTTATCCGAGGCGGAGTGGGAGGCGCTTTGCGATGGTTGCGGCAAATGCTGCCTGCACAAGCTAGAAGACGAAGACGATGCGACCGTTTATTATACTGATGTGGCTTGCCATTTATTAGATTTGCAGCAATGTCGTTGTAGCGATTATGCCAATCGGCACATCAACGTGCCTGATTGTATTGCGTTTAATTATGACGACATCCCCAATATGCCGTGGTTGCCTGACACGTGTGCTTATCGGTTGCGTTATTATGGTGAGCCCTTGTATGACTGGCACTATCTGATATCAGGTGACCGCCAAACCGTCCATCAAGCCAACGAATCCATTCGTGACTTTGCAGTACTCGACAGTGGTCAGGATTTGGTGGAGCATGTTTTACACTTTAAACCCTAG
- the lolA gene encoding outer membrane lipoprotein chaperone LolA, with translation MKKWLLFFLTGWFAPMTYAQTTLLDNFFNQLETFEANFEQIVKQDNVVVQQSSGTVALKKPTKFYWDYQQPEVMQLVSNGVDFYHYDVALAQVTVRPVDEVAANALSTLLSGEKSVDALFDTQAIGRPAMQSRFADFRGNADVYFLLIPKETDEAALTQSEVIIGLSAENTLNYFYAKDDFGENTFYFSQIKQNQLTNDSLFDFVAPDGVDVFGQ, from the coding sequence ATGAAGAAATGGCTTTTGTTTTTCCTCACTGGTTGGTTTGCGCCAATGACTTATGCACAAACCACGTTACTAGATAATTTTTTCAATCAGTTAGAAACGTTTGAGGCGAATTTCGAACAAATTGTCAAACAAGACAACGTCGTTGTGCAGCAATCATCAGGCACAGTCGCGCTTAAAAAACCCACAAAGTTTTATTGGGATTATCAACAGCCAGAAGTCATGCAATTGGTCAGTAATGGGGTGGATTTTTATCATTATGATGTCGCGTTGGCACAGGTCACAGTACGTCCAGTAGATGAAGTCGCTGCTAATGCGCTCAGTACCTTGTTAAGCGGAGAAAAATCGGTCGATGCATTATTTGATACACAGGCCATAGGGCGACCTGCGATGCAAAGCCGATTCGCGGACTTTCGAGGCAATGCGGATGTGTATTTCTTACTCATCCCTAAAGAAACGGACGAAGCGGCACTGACACAAAGTGAGGTCATCATTGGATTAAGCGCAGAGAATACGCTAAACTATTTTTATGCCAAAGATGACTTTGGCGAGAACACGTTTTATTTTAGTCAAATTAAGCAAAATCAGCTGACCAATGATTCACTATTTGATTTTGTTGCACCAGACGGGGTTGACGTGTTTGGGCAGTGA